In Natronomonas halophila, one DNA window encodes the following:
- a CDS encoding DUF7344 domain-containing protein, with protein MSLKGTSISESLAPSENRSSLPRDEVFEVLSNDRRRCALHYLKQHDGRRVELRELVDHVTAWENDISTAEIDSSERKRVYTALRQNHLPKLEEAGIIEYEHMRGEVELTEDAREVQMYLEFVPSNDIPWSEYYLGLSAVGAALAAAVWLGVYPFVELSGLGLAVILVVLFAVSAGVHTYDAARNRIGSEKYEVSEE; from the coding sequence ATGAGTCTGAAAGGGACATCTATCTCCGAGTCGTTGGCACCTTCCGAGAACAGGTCGTCGCTACCGCGCGACGAGGTTTTCGAGGTACTTAGTAACGATCGGCGCCGCTGTGCGCTGCACTATCTCAAGCAACACGATGGGCGGCGCGTAGAACTGCGTGAACTCGTCGATCACGTCACAGCCTGGGAGAACGACATATCGACCGCCGAAATCGACAGTAGCGAACGCAAGCGCGTCTACACTGCCCTCCGCCAGAACCACCTGCCGAAGCTCGAAGAGGCAGGCATCATCGAGTACGAACACATGCGCGGGGAGGTGGAACTGACCGAGGACGCGCGCGAAGTACAGATGTATTTAGAGTTCGTTCCGAGCAACGATATCCCGTGGAGCGAGTATTACCTCGGGCTCTCGGCAGTCGGAGCGGCGCTCGCTGCTGCCGTGTGGTTGGGGGTGTATCCATTCGTCGAACTTTCGGGACTTGGATTGGCTGTTATTCTCGTCGTATTGTTCGCGGTATCGGCCGGGGTTCACACCTACGACGCTGCCCGGAACCGAATCGGCTCGGAGAAGTACGAGGTGAGCGAGGAATGA
- a CDS encoding signal peptidase I, whose product MEILLIVVLISLIAGAALGQPILLSFVETGSMEPTMEPGDGFIAVPSPVAGEIDEGDVIVFEAQNLHGGGLTTHRVVGETESGYITRGDANPFTDQDGQEPPVTDGQIVAVALQVNGDVVVIPELGTVAETMRGVVEGLQFRLAQVFGTRAFLGTQGLALLLSGIGLAVLLFGALFDDERRKRAVKRSRNREGVYNPRRLVLAMAIFIALVSGGTMAAMSDTQEYGMVSASFDSENPTTVPTGEESDLTYPALNGGQLPVYAFYSPASSNVDVEPRSMRMNRGEQENVTVTLQAPPDTGYYPQYVTEHRYFAVLPFGLVAWLYGVHPWLPTIATSGVMGGAFLVVGLLVVGASPIRTRERSRGSWL is encoded by the coding sequence GTGGAGATTCTTCTAATAGTGGTACTTATATCCCTCATTGCGGGCGCCGCCCTCGGCCAGCCGATACTGCTGTCCTTCGTCGAAACGGGGAGCATGGAGCCGACGATGGAACCCGGCGACGGCTTCATCGCGGTTCCATCGCCGGTCGCCGGCGAAATCGACGAGGGCGACGTCATCGTCTTCGAGGCCCAGAACCTCCACGGCGGCGGGCTGACGACCCACCGCGTCGTCGGCGAAACCGAATCGGGGTACATCACACGCGGCGACGCCAACCCGTTCACCGACCAGGACGGGCAGGAGCCACCGGTAACGGACGGCCAAATCGTGGCCGTCGCCTTGCAGGTAAACGGCGACGTCGTCGTCATCCCGGAACTCGGGACGGTGGCCGAGACGATGCGAGGGGTCGTCGAAGGTCTGCAGTTCCGGTTGGCGCAGGTATTCGGCACCCGGGCGTTCCTCGGGACGCAAGGGTTGGCGCTGTTGCTCTCGGGGATTGGGCTCGCGGTGCTTCTGTTCGGAGCGCTCTTCGACGACGAGCGACGGAAACGAGCCGTCAAGCGAAGCCGGAATCGGGAAGGGGTCTATAACCCACGCCGGTTGGTCCTTGCCATGGCGATATTCATCGCGCTCGTGTCGGGCGGGACGATGGCGGCGATGTCGGACACGCAGGAATACGGCATGGTCAGTGCCTCCTTCGATTCGGAGAACCCGACGACGGTACCGACCGGCGAGGAGAGCGACCTGACGTATCCCGCGCTCAACGGCGGGCAGTTGCCAGTTTATGCCTTCTATTCGCCGGCCAGCAGCAACGTCGACGTCGAACCGCGGTCGATGCGGATGAACCGGGGTGAACAGGAGAACGTCACGGTGACGCTTCAGGCGCCGCCGGACACGGGCTATTATCCCCAGTACGTCACGGAACACCGGTATTTCGCGGTGCTTCCCTTCGGTCTCGTCGCGTGGCTCTACGGCGTCCATCCGTGGCTGCCGACGATCGCGACCAGCGGAGTCATGGGCGGGGCCTTCCTCGTCGTGGGGCTGCTGGTGGTCGGTGCCTCGCCAATCCGGACGCGGGAGCGTTCGCGCGGTTCGTGGCTGTAA
- a CDS encoding DUF5305 family protein encodes MGLWGVRVRASLDEYFVVAVVALLVFGAMGGAAAYTAHLDPGTETRTQEVGAWESTAGYDHQATVTEANQVYPIGYPLENRSVYYTSIAPKLNGTFRYGFAGGGELDVEAETTLVLRSVGEEGETFWEVTDTLEETSTTIGPDGTATTTFSLNVSEVRARIQSIEEDLGASPGATQVRVVTNVTAAGAAGGADASHETGYVLSIDPGSDTYSVEGPRGETERHPHTGTVTVEREYGPLRSLGGPAVLVLSLLGLVALGIARDQEMLAVSEAERAALAAEAEREEFEEWISTGRVPETVRYRDAVAVDSLADLVDTAIDSDRRVVHDPADDTYHVIDDALRYEYSPDPPVDVSGESTDGSVGGPEDRTQSNDGVDAETDSQREDEPSSSEA; translated from the coding sequence ATGGGACTGTGGGGGGTTCGTGTGAGGGCGTCGCTCGATGAATATTTCGTCGTCGCAGTCGTGGCGCTGCTCGTCTTCGGAGCGATGGGTGGCGCGGCTGCCTACACAGCACACCTCGACCCTGGAACCGAAACGCGGACACAGGAGGTCGGCGCCTGGGAGTCGACGGCCGGCTACGACCATCAGGCGACGGTCACCGAGGCAAACCAGGTGTACCCGATCGGCTACCCGCTCGAAAACCGGAGCGTCTACTACACGAGCATCGCGCCGAAACTCAACGGAACGTTCCGCTACGGCTTCGCGGGCGGCGGCGAACTCGACGTCGAAGCCGAGACGACGCTCGTGCTCCGGTCGGTCGGCGAGGAGGGCGAAACTTTCTGGGAGGTGACAGACACTCTCGAAGAGACGTCAACCACCATCGGACCCGACGGGACGGCCACGACGACGTTCTCGCTGAACGTCTCCGAGGTGCGTGCCCGAATCCAGTCTATCGAGGAGGACCTCGGCGCCTCGCCCGGAGCGACACAGGTCCGGGTCGTCACGAACGTCACCGCGGCGGGGGCGGCCGGCGGTGCCGATGCCAGCCACGAGACGGGCTACGTGCTGTCGATAGACCCCGGTTCAGATACGTATAGCGTCGAAGGGCCGAGGGGCGAGACCGAACGGCACCCCCACACGGGAACGGTAACCGTCGAGCGGGAATACGGGCCGCTTCGGAGCCTCGGTGGCCCCGCAGTGCTGGTGTTGTCGCTGCTCGGTCTGGTTGCCCTCGGCATCGCGCGCGACCAGGAGATGCTCGCCGTCAGCGAAGCCGAACGCGCCGCGCTGGCCGCCGAGGCCGAACGCGAGGAGTTCGAGGAATGGATTTCGACCGGCCGCGTCCCCGAGACGGTTCGGTACCGGGATGCGGTGGCTGTCGACTCGCTGGCGGACCTCGTCGACACGGCTATCGATAGCGACCGCCGGGTCGTCCACGACCCCGCGGACGACACCTACCACGTCATCGACGACGCGCTCCGATACGAGTACAGCCCCGACCCGCCGGTCGACGTATCGGGGGAATCCACCGACGGGAGCGTCGGGGGACCGGAGGACCGGACACAGTCGAACGACGGAGTCGACGCCGAGACCGATTCTCAGCGGGAAGACGAGCCATCCTCCTCCGAAGCATAA
- a CDS encoding DUF7344 domain-containing protein, producing the protein MKRGSQFGEVLPINEGHQPWDSFERSGLEREAVFEVLCNARRRCIVHYLKKCEGRRVELREIVDYVAAWEDDTSIDRLDSDRRKSVYSAIRQTHLPKLEDAGLIEYDHLRGDVELTDALREAQLYLEYVPGGDIPWSEYYLGLSAVGAALVVATWLNVYPFGGLSGLGLAAILAGLFGLSAAIHTRQAAVKRLGTGKYELEE; encoded by the coding sequence ATGAAACGAGGCAGTCAGTTTGGGGAGGTACTCCCGATAAACGAGGGTCACCAGCCCTGGGACAGTTTCGAACGCAGCGGTCTCGAACGCGAGGCGGTCTTCGAGGTGCTCTGTAACGCTCGGCGGCGGTGTATCGTCCACTATCTGAAGAAGTGTGAAGGACGCAGGGTCGAACTCCGAGAGATAGTCGACTACGTCGCCGCCTGGGAGGATGATACGTCGATCGACAGGCTCGATAGCGACAGACGCAAGAGCGTCTATTCGGCGATTCGACAAACGCACCTGCCGAAGCTCGAAGACGCGGGACTTATCGAATACGACCACCTCCGCGGGGACGTAGAGCTAACGGATGCCCTCCGAGAAGCGCAGTTGTATCTGGAGTACGTCCCGGGCGGCGACATCCCGTGGAGCGAGTATTATCTCGGGCTGTCGGCGGTCGGCGCCGCGCTCGTCGTCGCGACGTGGCTCAACGTCTACCCCTTCGGGGGGCTATCCGGGCTCGGACTCGCCGCCATCCTCGCTGGCCTGTTCGGTCTCTCGGCAGCGATACACACGCGTCAGGCCGCAGTCAAGCGCCTCGGAACCGGGAAATACGAACTGGAGGAGTGA
- a CDS encoding VWA domain-containing protein gives MSVLHGACARERGYTMERRKFLLGVGGASLGTGALVGSGAFSAMRAERTVSIDVVEDPGALVGLDSCPGSDNAMYSGVNENGQLYIDISEEPNEGDGVNGDSRYWFHDTFQVCNQSDHSICLWVVEHEGWPETSDGNPRVDFYLGDNPDESILGAANAHELGSGECTCVGIYTNTLGLTSADVDTLLENLDDEISIRANAECPDVEDEPGQSGPECQPCQVSESDGTEDFLTIENLDAGNFPEITATARVETDDGGDGDLTANDFEVCETFGGDNFGQDSTVAFAGEDESAEADVMIVLDTSSSMTFESGKFQNAKDGAKTLVDTLGPGVNVGLVEFESSATLVTGLTSDHGSVKTAIGTLTAVGGTDVGSGIDRAQTELDNNGRDVPRYMVVLGNGDTSGGEIPANNAKNEGTTIYGIAYGTGASLSAFEYIVGEVPTGRDPQDSVPDLDEDRSDPDWEDYAYDAGTDDIASIFEDIGEIISGTYSITYTTCNPDTDGSMRDVLVHVDDPEGVSTATESYTAPSS, from the coding sequence ATGAGCGTGCTCCACGGAGCGTGCGCACGCGAACGAGGCTATACCATGGAACGACGCAAATTCCTACTCGGCGTGGGGGGTGCCTCTCTCGGTACCGGCGCACTGGTCGGTTCGGGCGCGTTCTCGGCGATGCGGGCCGAACGCACCGTCTCGATCGACGTTGTCGAGGACCCCGGCGCCCTCGTTGGACTGGATAGCTGTCCCGGCTCGGATAACGCGATGTATTCGGGAGTCAACGAAAACGGCCAGCTGTATATCGACATCTCCGAGGAACCGAACGAAGGGGATGGCGTCAACGGCGATTCGCGCTACTGGTTCCACGACACCTTCCAGGTCTGCAACCAGAGCGACCACAGCATCTGCCTGTGGGTGGTCGAACACGAGGGCTGGCCCGAGACCAGCGACGGAAACCCACGAGTGGATTTCTACCTCGGGGACAATCCCGACGAGTCGATTCTCGGCGCCGCGAACGCCCACGAACTCGGCTCGGGTGAGTGTACGTGTGTCGGTATTTACACGAACACGCTCGGACTCACGTCGGCGGACGTCGACACGCTGCTTGAGAATCTCGACGACGAGATTTCGATTCGTGCGAATGCCGAGTGTCCTGATGTGGAAGATGAGCCCGGTCAGAGTGGGCCGGAGTGTCAACCCTGTCAGGTCTCGGAGAGCGACGGCACCGAGGACTTCCTGACAATCGAGAACCTCGATGCTGGGAACTTCCCTGAGATTACCGCGACGGCGCGGGTCGAGACGGATGATGGTGGAGACGGTGACTTGACTGCGAACGATTTCGAGGTGTGTGAAACGTTCGGCGGCGACAACTTCGGACAAGACTCGACGGTGGCGTTCGCAGGCGAAGACGAAAGCGCTGAAGCGGATGTGATGATTGTCCTGGATACGTCCTCGTCGATGACGTTCGAGTCCGGAAAGTTCCAGAACGCCAAGGACGGGGCAAAGACACTCGTCGATACCTTAGGTCCGGGCGTCAACGTCGGTCTGGTTGAGTTCGAAAGTTCCGCGACGTTGGTAACTGGTTTGACATCCGATCACGGAAGCGTCAAAACGGCCATCGGAACGCTTACTGCCGTTGGTGGAACCGACGTCGGATCCGGTATCGACAGAGCGCAGACCGAACTTGACAATAACGGTCGTGATGTCCCGAGATACATGGTTGTGTTGGGTAACGGTGACACCAGCGGTGGTGAAATCCCGGCGAACAACGCGAAGAACGAGGGTACGACCATCTACGGAATAGCATACGGGACGGGGGCATCCTTGAGCGCGTTCGAGTATATCGTCGGTGAAGTTCCGACTGGCCGAGATCCCCAAGATTCGGTCCCGGATCTAGACGAAGACCGATCGGATCCTGATTGGGAAGATTACGCATACGATGCGGGTACAGACGACATCGCCAGTATCTTCGAGGACATTGGTGAGATAATCTCCGGGACCTACTCGATCACGTACACCACCTGCAATCCCGATACCGACGGGTCGATGCGCGACGTGCTGGTGCACGTCGATGACCCCGAAGGCGTTTCGACGGCGACCGAATCGTACACAGCACCGTCGTCCTGA
- a CDS encoding GNAT family N-acetyltransferase — MYVRDARNRDEAWLLDHIESMGLDETSFRSRDYVIAVDEESNARAGFGRIRVHKDDDNEVCELTSIGVLDGWRGQGVGAHVIERLVDSAEAEGFDHVYSLTSEHEYLAQFGFEGVSADDLPEQLQDRLEAKRESLDPEAVPMRIDTDSFEMPDRFRERFKAAAEAEPAEETEPEESPEDFGIDSEEATYKYDTGS; from the coding sequence ATGTACGTCCGGGACGCACGCAATCGTGACGAGGCCTGGCTGTTGGACCACATCGAGTCGATGGGCCTGGACGAGACGTCCTTTCGGTCGCGGGATTACGTCATCGCCGTCGACGAGGAGTCGAACGCCCGCGCCGGGTTCGGCCGGATACGCGTCCACAAGGACGACGACAACGAGGTTTGCGAACTCACCAGTATCGGCGTCCTCGACGGCTGGCGCGGACAGGGCGTCGGCGCCCACGTCATCGAACGCCTCGTCGACAGCGCCGAAGCGGAGGGGTTCGACCACGTCTACTCGCTGACGAGCGAACACGAGTACCTCGCGCAGTTCGGCTTCGAGGGCGTCTCGGCGGATGACCTCCCCGAACAACTGCAGGACCGCCTCGAAGCCAAACGCGAGTCGCTGGACCCCGAGGCCGTCCCCATGCGCATCGACACCGACAGTTTCGAGATGCCCGACCGGTTCCGCGAGCGGTTCAAGGCAGCCGCGGAAGCCGAGCCAGCCGAAGAAACCGAACCCGAGGAATCCCCAGAGGACTTCGGTATCGACTCCGAGGAAGCGACCTATAAGTACGACACCGGGAGCTAG
- a CDS encoding AMP-binding protein, with protein MESLEEFDEVVYEPDEEFVESTNVKAFMEAYGIDDYEELIERTTTDIDGVEASGVDWFWDELPDYLGIEWYDDYDEVRDDSDGPQFTDWYPGGELNIAHNTVDRHAARDSGTRNKVACLWEGEDGEVRNFTYHELARTSNQVANYLESVGVEQGDTVALYMPMVPEVISILYGCFKVGAIAVPIFSGFGVEATATRIEDPEADVLFTADGFYRRGSEVTLKDTADDAIQEADHDVTDVVVYRRFEDSDPPLTEGRDAYWADTVAEQADDYETTELDSSDESMLLYSSGTTGKPKGIVHTHAGGQLQAAKEVYFGFDLKPSDRFFWVSDIGWMMGPWTLIGTHTFGGTMVMYEGAPDHPNPDRFWEMIDRHDITQFGISPTAIRALRKQGDEWVEGHDLSSLRLLGSTGEPWDPESWMWFYEEVGGGDTPIINISGGTEIMGCFLMPMPIQSLKPCTLGGPGLGMDIDIVDETGESIKEDNERGYLVARDSCPSMTKSLWQGDDRYLHEYWSSFEDPPMWDHGDWAQKDEDGFWYLHGRADDALNVAGRKVGPAEIEGALIEHEAVNQAAAVGVPDDTTGTAVVTYVVLESGYEETDELREELREKVGEEHGKPFKPRELLFVDEFPKTQSGKIIRRAIEATYTGEELGDMSSIENPGALDEIENAR; from the coding sequence ATGGAGTCTCTCGAGGAGTTCGACGAGGTGGTTTACGAACCCGACGAGGAATTCGTCGAATCCACGAACGTCAAGGCGTTCATGGAGGCGTACGGTATCGACGACTACGAGGAATTAATCGAGCGGACGACTACGGATATCGACGGCGTCGAGGCCTCCGGCGTCGACTGGTTCTGGGACGAATTGCCCGACTACCTCGGCATCGAGTGGTACGATGACTACGACGAGGTCCGAGACGACAGCGACGGCCCGCAGTTCACCGACTGGTATCCCGGCGGCGAACTCAACATCGCTCACAACACCGTCGACCGCCACGCTGCGCGCGATTCGGGGACCCGAAACAAGGTCGCCTGCCTGTGGGAAGGCGAGGACGGCGAGGTCCGGAACTTCACCTATCACGAACTCGCCCGCACGTCGAATCAGGTCGCCAACTACCTCGAATCGGTCGGCGTCGAACAGGGCGATACGGTCGCCCTCTACATGCCGATGGTGCCGGAGGTCATCTCGATTCTCTACGGCTGTTTCAAGGTCGGCGCCATCGCTGTCCCCATCTTCTCCGGGTTCGGCGTCGAGGCGACGGCGACCCGCATCGAGGACCCCGAAGCGGACGTCCTCTTTACCGCGGACGGATTCTATCGGCGCGGGTCGGAGGTGACGCTGAAGGACACCGCCGACGACGCCATCCAAGAAGCCGACCACGACGTGACCGACGTGGTCGTCTACCGGCGCTTCGAGGACTCTGACCCGCCGTTGACTGAGGGTCGGGACGCCTACTGGGCCGACACCGTCGCCGAGCAGGCCGACGACTACGAGACGACGGAACTGGACTCCTCGGACGAGTCGATGCTGCTGTACTCGTCGGGGACAACGGGCAAGCCGAAAGGCATCGTCCACACCCACGCCGGCGGGCAACTGCAGGCGGCCAAGGAGGTGTATTTCGGCTTCGACCTCAAGCCGTCGGACCGCTTTTTCTGGGTGTCGGACATCGGTTGGATGATGGGGCCGTGGACGCTCATTGGCACCCACACCTTCGGCGGGACGATGGTGATGTACGAGGGCGCGCCGGACCACCCCAATCCGGACCGCTTCTGGGAGATGATCGACCGCCACGACATCACCCAGTTCGGCATCTCGCCGACCGCCATCCGCGCGCTCCGCAAGCAGGGCGACGAATGGGTCGAGGGCCACGACCTCTCCAGTCTCCGCCTTTTGGGATCGACGGGCGAACCGTGGGACCCCGAATCCTGGATGTGGTTCTACGAGGAGGTCGGTGGCGGCGACACGCCCATTATCAACATCTCCGGCGGCACCGAAATCATGGGCTGTTTCCTGATGCCGATGCCCATCCAGTCGCTGAAGCCGTGTACGCTCGGTGGCCCCGGCCTCGGGATGGACATCGACATCGTCGACGAGACGGGCGAGTCTATCAAGGAGGACAACGAACGCGGCTATCTGGTCGCCCGCGACTCCTGTCCGTCGATGACCAAATCGCTGTGGCAGGGCGACGACCGCTATCTCCACGAGTACTGGTCGTCCTTCGAGGACCCGCCGATGTGGGACCACGGCGACTGGGCCCAGAAGGACGAGGACGGCTTCTGGTACCTCCACGGCCGCGCCGACGACGCCCTGAACGTCGCCGGCCGCAAAGTGGGACCGGCCGAAATCGAGGGCGCACTCATCGAACACGAGGCGGTCAATCAGGCCGCCGCCGTCGGCGTTCCCGACGATACGACGGGGACGGCCGTCGTCACTTACGTCGTGCTGGAATCCGGATACGAGGAAACCGACGAACTGCGCGAGGAGTTGCGCGAGAAGGTCGGCGAGGAACACGGCAAGCCGTTCAAACCCCGTGAACTGCTGTTCGTCGACGAGTTCCCCAAAACGCAGTCGGGCAAAATCATCCGTCGGGCCATCGAGGCCACCTACACCGGCGAGGAACTGGGCGATATGTCCTCCATCGAGAACCCCGGCGCCCTCGACGAAATCGAGAACGCGCGATAG
- a CDS encoding GMC family oxidoreductase N-terminal domain-containing protein produces MKNPDVTIIGAGADGPAAAWRLAEKHGVDVLLIEGGPFFGNEEWPEPHVDKGGTVSTDPDDLDGKLLDDQISHQEAGANDPTAGYLRVGPANSSRAPWFRNLHQNAFIWQVAGVGGTSLHYFANHPRGYPMAFDEQPHWPIDYEDMLPYYRLNEEITSTQQAPMTAREEVFIEGAKGAGYDLLEDLNVTETGWRPQPNAIAEPPEYLDSDYEGSFSYDDGYRGDTLVGDHFQGSSTPVDAPVREKARKSSNISYVPRALDTNTNDGAGNVAIRPNTYVTNINAVEGPATGNLEATGVEVRDTWSGSSETIESDVVVLAGGCIESPRLWLNSDLPDDGWVGKGLTTHWFDWVVGVYDDEAVADINPDRQHMDPYVGQNSAVRFDKPGVGGLEDIGMSPGLVSFADYLFSEAGYSFDAEVDAGEPWDTRGYIVGEELKRKMSNYRQTKAILVLTDDLPRQDNGVTLDNTFSDEHGPVPDVKWEPHPDDDEKRDELARIAADIHREAGASHVHRAEWPPLLLHMQSSMRIGKVLDAGGEAKNVDRLFVADHSALANGVGGPNPTNSGQANALRTADHIAERYF; encoded by the coding sequence ATGAAGAACCCCGACGTCACCATCATCGGCGCGGGCGCCGACGGGCCCGCCGCGGCGTGGCGGCTCGCGGAGAAACACGGCGTCGACGTACTCCTCATCGAGGGCGGTCCCTTCTTCGGCAACGAGGAGTGGCCCGAACCCCACGTCGACAAGGGCGGCACCGTCAGCACGGACCCCGACGACCTCGACGGCAAACTCCTCGACGACCAGATTTCCCATCAGGAAGCCGGCGCCAACGACCCCACGGCGGGCTATCTCCGCGTCGGCCCCGCCAACAGTTCGCGGGCGCCGTGGTTCCGCAACCTCCATCAGAACGCCTTCATCTGGCAGGTCGCGGGCGTCGGCGGCACCTCGCTGCACTACTTCGCGAACCACCCGCGCGGCTATCCGATGGCCTTCGACGAGCAGCCCCACTGGCCCATCGACTACGAGGACATGCTCCCGTACTATCGGCTCAACGAGGAGATTACCTCGACACAGCAGGCGCCGATGACGGCCCGCGAGGAGGTGTTCATCGAGGGCGCGAAGGGTGCCGGCTACGACCTGCTGGAGGACCTCAACGTCACCGAAACCGGCTGGCGGCCACAGCCGAACGCCATCGCCGAACCGCCGGAGTACCTCGATTCGGACTACGAGGGGAGCTTCAGTTACGACGACGGCTACCGTGGCGACACCCTCGTCGGCGACCACTTCCAGGGGTCGTCGACCCCCGTGGATGCGCCCGTCCGCGAGAAGGCGCGTAAATCCAGCAACATCAGTTACGTCCCCCGCGCGCTGGATACCAACACCAACGACGGGGCGGGCAACGTCGCCATCCGGCCGAACACCTACGTCACGAACATCAACGCCGTCGAGGGGCCGGCGACCGGCAACCTCGAAGCCACCGGCGTCGAGGTCCGCGATACGTGGTCCGGCAGCAGCGAGACCATCGAGTCGGACGTGGTCGTCCTCGCCGGCGGCTGTATCGAATCGCCGCGCCTGTGGCTCAACTCCGACCTGCCGGACGACGGCTGGGTCGGCAAGGGCCTGACCACCCACTGGTTCGACTGGGTCGTCGGCGTCTACGACGACGAGGCCGTCGCCGACATCAACCCCGACCGCCAGCATATGGACCCCTACGTCGGCCAAAACTCCGCGGTCCGGTTCGACAAGCCCGGCGTCGGTGGGCTGGAGGACATCGGCATGTCGCCCGGCCTCGTCTCCTTCGCGGATTATCTCTTCTCGGAGGCCGGCTACTCCTTCGACGCGGAGGTCGACGCCGGCGAACCGTGGGACACCCGCGGCTACATCGTCGGCGAGGAACTGAAGCGCAAGATGTCCAACTACCGGCAGACGAAGGCGATTCTCGTCCTCACCGACGACCTGCCGCGACAGGACAACGGCGTCACGCTCGATAACACCTTCAGCGACGAGCACGGTCCGGTCCCCGACGTCAAGTGGGAACCGCATCCCGACGACGACGAGAAACGGGACGAACTCGCACGCATCGCGGCGGACATCCACCGGGAAGCCGGCGCCTCCCACGTCCACCGCGCGGAGTGGCCGCCGCTGTTGCTCCACATGCAGTCGTCGATGCGTATCGGCAAGGTCCTCGATGCGGGCGGCGAGGCCAAGAACGTCGACCGCCTCTTCGTGGCCGACCACTCGGCGCTGGCCAACGGCGTCGGCGGGCCGAACCCGACCAACTCGGGGCAGGCGAACGCCTTGCGGACCGCCGACCACATCGCCGAGCGATACTTTTGA